ttatagggattttgccatttggaaaagtgaaactaaacatagtcttcaaaaatcgctataattccataaccgtaggtcgtatctgaaaattctttcacttttggattctgcagacttgtgggaattcaatgaggtctaacttttatgtcaaaactctgaaatgaataagcagtaattgcagaaacgtagagtaactttcaaaggcagattgccaacttcctgttggagttagctcatgagtgtcagtgtatgatttgtcggctcaatcagaccaacattttggcatttgtttcatgtttctgtgacattcctactggctgctagggcagattttgtgtgttttttagtacataggtggcgctacagagtccattttggcacccaaggggttaatttttgatattgtatgaaagtgttcaccagccatgacatacatggcaaatttggtgagttttggagcatgttaagggggtcaaatggcagtctaaagtggaaaaagtatgaaaataaaagaattgttataaatcaacaaccgtacatcctatctcaaaaatttttgcatgtgagcattgtgctgagtcccatgaacgtgtagatatgtcacatgtggggaaaaactgcaaagtgaaaaatgagttccaaacatcacaactttgcgggcttgtaaaaaaaaaactaagacagttccggaaaaagtgagagatcacttttttgaggaggtttcactctatcttttgatgctatttagaagtcaatatgacaaacggtgtcatcggagttagttttagaaattttattttgaaaggcatattgcgaacttcctgttggagttaggtcataagtgtcagtggatgatttgtagtgcttcatccaacaagaattttggcactggtttcatgtctgtacgacattcctagtggccactagggcttttcccattttttttcacataggtggcgctagagaggccattttggcacctatggggttaatttttacattttatcaaatttttcgccaggcctgacatgtgtgccaaatttggtgagtttttgagcatgtttagggggtcaaaatccagtttaaagcgtcacggaaaaataataataataataataataataataatataaaaacgaacgaaaaacaatagggccttgcttgcaggcaaggcctctcactgcgtgagagggccttacctttcggctcggtccctaaaaatccAACTCATCCCACACTCACCTGTCCCTTCAGTGTAAACACTGGGTCAACAAAGTACCGTGACTGACAGGGTGCACAGCCAGTAGAACCTTGGACCTGTCTCCTCCTTCTGTTCATTCATTGGTTAGGAGCCGGCTGAGAGGCGGGTCTTGTCCGATCCACCAGCTTAGTGAGGAAGTGGAGGCTCCGGGCGGTGAGTACCGACACAAACTGTACTTTTACACCGAAATACAACATTACCTCTGGTCTGACGGCAGTAGAAGCAGATTAAAACCCGGAGGACTTCAACTGCAGTGTCTCCGTTGTCCGTGTTAGGTGTGTTTTTCTTGGGTCGTTGAGATGAAGACTGAGCAGCTAGCATGAGTtaggttagcattagcattagcttacgtCCCAATGGAATGTAAAGCAACAGACGGATTCACATCAATAAATCTGCTTAAACCTGCTCTGTTTGACACTAACACTCCTCTAAACTTTAAAAATCTGCTTAAACCTGCTCTGTTTGACACTAACACTCCTCTAAACTTTAAAAATCTGCTTAAACCTGCTCTGTTTGACACTAACACTCCTCTAAACTTTAAAAATCTGCTTAAACCTGCTCTGTTTGACACTAACACTCCTCTAAACTTTAAAAATCTGCTTAAGCCTGGTCTGTTTGACACTAACACTCCTCTAAACTTTAAAAATCTGCTTAAACCTGCTCTGTTTGACACTAACACTCCTCTAAACTTTAAAAATCTGCTTAAACCTGCTCTGTTTGACACTAACACTCCACTAAACTTGAACCACTGGAAGGAATATGATGaatgataaacagataaacagacagataagAAATATGATGaatgataaacagataaacagacagataagAAATATGATGaatgataaacagataaacagacagataagAAATATGATGaatgataaacagataaacagacagataaggaatatgatgaatgtgaacaCAAAGGGATGAATAAAGGGCCCATAATTACATGTAAGTGAATGTGAGTGTAGACACTGGTGCAGATATTTAATGTGATATTTCAGGTTTATCTTCatgaaggatggagatgagtATGAACCAAAACTAACAagtaaacagataaacagacagataaacagataaatacacagataaacacacagataaacagatagataaacagataagtacacagataaacacacagataaacagacaagtacacagataaacagataagtacacagataaacacacagataaacagacaagtacacagataaacagataagtacacagataaacacacagataaacagacaagtacacagataaacagataagtacacagataaacagataagtacacagataaacacacagataaacagacaagtacacagataaacagataagtacacagataaacagataagtacacagataaacacacagataaacagataagtacacagataaacagacaagtacacagataaacagataagtacacagataaacagataagtacacagataaacagataagtacacagataaacacacagataaacagacaagtacacagataaacagataagtacacagataaacagataagtacacagataaacacacagataaacagataagtacacagatagacagataagtacacagataaacagataagtacacagataaacacacagataaacagacaagtacacagataaacagataagtacacagataaacacacagataaacagataagtacacagataaacacacagataaacagataagtacacagataaacagataagtacacagataaacacacagataaacagataagtacacagataaacagataagtacacagataaacacacagataagtacacagataaacagataagtacacagataaacagataagtacacagataaacacacagatacacagataagtacacagataaacagataagtacacagataagtacacagatacacagataagtacacagataagtacacagataaacacacagataagtacacagataaacacacagataagtacacagataaacagataagtacacagataaacagataagtacacagataaacacacagataaacagataagtacacagataaacacacagatacacagataagtacacagataaacagataagtacacagataagtacacagataaacagataagtacacagataagtacacagatacacagataagtacacagatacacagataagtacacagataagtacacagatacacagataagtacacagataaacagataagtacacagataaacagataagtacacagataagtacacagataaacagacaagtacacagataaacacacagataaacagataagtacacagataagtacacagataaacagataagtacacagataagtacacagataaacagataagtacacagataaacagacaagtacacagataaacacacagataaacagataagtacacagataagtacacagataaacagacagggtGTCTGTATTAAACTCTCTTCCATTTCTTCACTAAACTACTTAAATATTCTGTCGTGTTTGTGTTGAAGGTCGTCTTGGCCGGTTGTTACTTTGGTTCCACTTTTTCTCCTCCTCAGATGGCGATGCTGTGACATCACACTGTTCAGACGTCCAATGACAGCACTCGCATCATGGCCGTGGGCGGGGCACCACACAGGAAGGACCAATGAGAAGAAGGGACTGCCATGACGGACAGGGAAAGGGCGGGCCGGCAGATCGCGGGGGGAGGAGAGGGGTGACGCCGGCGGGATGGGGCGAGACGGGGAGTGAGACAACAGGTGAAGTGGGCGGAGCGGTGGGCGGAGCCTCCTCCCTGCCCGTCTTCCTGTTTCCATCTGAGCTGgtgttttattcacaacagagaAACTCCCACAGGAGGGTTTTAACTCTGTACAACCCATACAGCTTCAGCCTGAGCTTCAAGAGTGAGGAGCACaaccacctgtctgtctgaacacctgtctgtctgtctgtctgtctgtctgtctgaacacctgtctgtctgtctgtctgaacacctgtctgtctgtctgaacacctgtctgtctgtctgtctgaacacctgtctgtgtgtctgtctgaacacctgtctgtctgaacacctgtctgtctgtctgcagtgctgtctgtctgtctgtctgtctgcagtgctgtctgtctgtctgaacacctgtctgtctgtctgcagtgctgtctgtctgtctgaacacctgtctgtctgtctgcagtgctgtctgtctgtctgtctgtctgcagtgctgtctgtctgtctgcagtgctgtctgtctgtctgtctgaacacctgtctgtctgtctgcagtgCTGTGTACCATGCCGTCCCTCTACCAGGTGGTTGAGTCTGAGGGAAGCGTCCGATCCAAGTCCTGCGTCGACCTGTGAGTTTACTGTCGTCACAGTTGAACAGTCACTGCACCAGACCATCCACAACAAACTACCAACACCTGTCAGTCAAACTACCAACACCTGTCAGTCAAACTACCAACACCTGTCAGTCAAACTACCAACACCTGTCAGTCAAACTACCAACACCTGTCAGTCAAACTACTAACACCTGTCAGTCAAACTACCAACACCTGTCAGTCAAACTACCAACACCTGTCAGTCAAACTACTAACACCTGTCAGTCAAACTACCAACACCTGTCAGTCAAACTACCAACACCTGTCAGTCAAACTACCAACACCTGTCAGTCACTATTACTCACTGTCATTCAGTATTGTTCACCATCGTTCAGTATTGTCCAGTATCGTTACCATGGTTACCAGTTAAACCCGGTCGTGTGAATGTCGGTTCGTCTTCACTGCTGTGGACTTTTGCGGTGTCAGAGGCGTCTCCATGGTAACCAGGCCTCCTCTGTGTCCGTCAGCGTGGTGCGTCACCTGGACGTGTCCCCTCGGAACTGGGGCCGCAGAGACCGGTTCCGCATGGAGGTGAGAGGAGGCGGTCAGGCAGGAGGGAGAGAGATCTGGGCGGAGCTTAGAGGTGGAGATgacggaggaagaggaggagacgaGGACGACGAggacaggaagaggaggaaggccccaggaggaggagggggaggagtccagcagagggcactgcctcctctgtctcctctactggtgcccacacacacacacctgcacacgcCCACCTGCGCAGGTGAGCagcgttaccgtggaaacgcctgTGTCAGAACGGTCTGTGGGACCCgccgttgacctttgacctgtgtgtTGTAGGTGTGCGCAGCGTGTCCCAGTGGGTGGTGTGTGTGGCGGCGGCGGCGCTATGTGTGGCAGTGTTGATGCTCCCCCTCCAATCAGAGAGCAGCGCTGTGGTCCCACACTGTCTGCACGTGTCCACCAATCAGAAACTGGTCTGCGCATACACActgggtaacacacacacacacacagacacacacacacatacacactgggtaacacacacacacacctttaccaGGGAAGGAAGCTAGGGAGTAGGGAAGAAGTGAGGAGTCAGTGAAGGATGTGTCCTcacctgttgtgtgtttgtgtgtgtgtgtgtttctcaggTCTTCTCACcatggtgtttctacggtaaccaTCAACATCTGCACTTCCTTCCTTTGAGTGACAGCTGCTTCACGTCGCCACGGCAACTGTTTGACActgcctgacctttgacctctgagtgGTCCAGGTGGTCCTTAAAGTGGGCGTCCTGTAGGCGGGTCCAGAGGACGCTGTGACCCGGCCACTAACTGTGCCCATGAAGGCTCCGCCCACACGTGAATGTACGCCAtggggtcacatgacctggaacaGCTGACAGTTCGTTCC
This genomic stretch from Sphaeramia orbicularis unplaced genomic scaffold, fSphaOr1.1, whole genome shotgun sequence harbors:
- the LOC115416014 gene encoding motile sperm domain-containing protein 1-like, whose translation is MRRRDCHDGQGKGGPADRGGRRGVTPAGWGETGSETTGEVGGAVGGASSLPVFLFPSELVFYSQQRNSHRRVLTLYNPYSFSLSFKMLCTMPSLYQVVESEGSVRSKSCVDLVVRHLDVSPRNWGRRDRFRMEVRGGGQAGGREIWAELRGGDDGGRGGDEDDEDRKRRKAPGGGGGGVQQRALPPLSPLLVPTHTHLHTPTCAGVRSVSQWVVCVAAAALCVAVLMLPLQSESSAVVPHCLHVSTNQKLVCAYTLGLLTMVFLR